Below is a genomic region from Azoarcus sp. KH32C.
GGGTCTGCCGGTTGGAGTCGCCGGAGGCGACGACGATGCGGTCGAACAGCGAAGTCAGCTTCGTGGTGTTGATGACTTCGATGTCCTTGGCCTTGATGTCTTCGAGAGCGTCGACAACGAGTTTTTCGAGCGTGTGGATGTCCATCAGGTTTTGCAATAGAGGTGGTGCAGCCCAATATAGTCGAGAACCGGATCGGGCAGCAAATAACGGGCGCTGTGTCCGGACCGGATCAGGTCGCGGATCAGCGATGCGGAAATGGCCAGTGGCGTCATGTCGAACGGGACGATCTTTCCCGCCGGCGACTGCCGCAGCACGGCGGGGTCGGTGGCGATGCGGCCGGCGCAGGCGGCATCGAGTTCCTGCGATAGCGTCGCCGGCCAGCGCCGGCCGTGCGGGGCGTAGCCCGGGCGGTTGGCGACGGCGACGTGTGCGAGCTCGAAGAGATCCTGCCAGCGGTGCCAGCCAGGCAGGCCGGCGAAGGCGTCGGCGCCGAGGATCAGCACGAGCGGCCGGGCGGGTCCATGCTGTGCGCGCAGTCGTTCGAGCGTGAGTACGGTGTAGCTGGGGCCCTCCGCGAAGACTTCGCCCGCATCGACCATGAATCCGGCATTGCCGGCGGCGGCGAGTTCCACCATCGCGAGGCGTGCCGAGGCCGGCGACTGGGGCATCCCGCGGTGTGGCGGGGAGCCGGCCGGGATCAGCGCGACCTGTTCGAGCTGCAGCGCTTCGCGCGCCTCTTCCGCCAGGCGCAGATGGCCGAAGTGGATGGGGTCGAAGGTGCCGCCGAGCAATCCCAGCGGACCGGCATCAGTCGCCTGCCGAGGCATCGCGGGGCGGGCCGAAGACGTCGCAGGCGTTGACGTAGAAGCTCGCGAAGACGATCGGGATCACGACCAGCGGGAGCGGCACCGACAGGATCGTCGCGAGGACCGGCGACAGCCGGCCCACGAGCGCCAGCACCATGCTCGGCAGCACCGCGGCGAAGATCGCCAGCGCGATCGAGTACATCAGGAAGGGACGCCAGTTGCGCTGGCAGGCGATGAAGCTGAAAAACATCGCCTTCGGCGCCGGAATCTCCCACCAGCCGGCGAGCACGGGGGCAAACCAGTAGGCCATCATCACCGGCGTGGAGAGCGCGATCGCGACCAGCAGCGCGATCGTGAAGCCGGTGCTGCCGGTCGCTTCAGGATCGATCTTGGCGCCGGTGGTCATCATGCTCAGCAGCGTGCCGCCGTCGGCGACGATCGTGATCCCGAGCACGAGGACACTCGCGACGAGATAGATCGCGCCGATCATCACGAGGGCGGGAAGGTTCTGCTGGAAGCCGGAGAACAGCACGTCGGGGCCGGCCTTGCGCCCTTTGTCGATCGCAAGACAGGTGTTGAGCACGCCGAGCGAGAGCACCGGCATCAAGAGCGATGCGATCGGCTGGCCGATGAAGGGGACGATGCTGACGAGGAGCAGCGTCAGCAGGTAGCCGAAGGACACGAAGGTGAGCAGCGCCGGGTTGCGGCGCCAGAGTTTGAAGCCTTCGCTGAGCCAGGCGAAACCGCGCTGCGAGGGGAGTTGTCGGGCATCCATCGCCGTCACGCCGCGTTGTCGGGGGTGGATCGGGAGTCGGCGGCGGGCGCGAGCAGCGCCGGGCGCGACTCGCCAAAGGTGTCCTTCCAAGCCGCATGCAGCGCGCCGGCCAGCACCGGCACGAGCACGAGGATACCGAGCCCGGCGGGCAGCATCGCGAGCCAGGTGACGATGTAGAGCGTCAGGCCGAGCACGAGGAAGCTGACGAAGTTCGACAGACAGGCCTGGGCCGAGAGCTTCATCGCGTCGAGCGGCGAGACGTTCTGCAGCATCACCAGCGCCGGCGCGAACCACAGCGCCATCAGCAGCAGCACCCACAGCACGGTGAATACGGCCACCGCGAGCATCACGCCGCCCGCGGCGAGACCCACGCCCGCGAAGGCGCCGACGAGCATGCCGGTGAGCGCGGCGCTGCTGCCGACGGCGGCCGCGATCAGCGCGGCGAGCAATGCGCCGAGCAAGTGGAAGCCGCCGATCATCAGCAGGTTGCCGGCGTGGCGACGCACGCCGTCGAAAAGGTGGTCGATGCGCAGCGGTTCGCCCTGGTCGAGCGCGTGCGCGCCGGCGAGCATGCCGGCCGCGAGCACCGGCAGCACCAGCGGCGCCAGTGCCCAGCCGAGCAAGGGCACGATGCCCACCGCGCTCAGCACGACGATCAGGATCAGGGTCTGGATGATCCAGGTGCCGGGGCTGGCGGTGAAGGTCTTCCAGCCCGCGGCGAGCCATTGCAGGGTCTGGGCGGGCGTGACGTGGCCGGCGTGGGGCAGGGGATGCCGGCGGCGATGGTTGTTGGCGGAGGCGTTGGATGTTTCGGTCATGGGTCAGACGGGCAGCGAGTGCGGCTGGGCAATGCGCAGGCGCAGGATGTCTCGGTATTCGGCGGGGGGCTTCACGAGCACCATCTCGCCCGGCTTGGGCAGATGGAAGTCTTCGGCGCGCGACAGCCAGAAACGCAGCGCGGCGGCGCGCAGCATTGCGGACCAGTTCGCGCGTTCGGCATCATCGAAGGGGCGTTCGGAGTGATAGGCGTCGAGCAGCGCCTGGGTGCGCTCGGGATCGAGCTCGCCGTCGGGCGTCGTGCACCAGTCGTTGACGGTGACGGCGACGTCGAAGAGCAGCGCGTCGTGGCCGGCGAAGTAGAAGTCGATCACGCCGCCGATGTAGTCGCCGTCCCACAGCACGTTGTCGCGGAAGAGGTCGGCGTGGATCACGCCCTGCGGCAGGCGCGAGTAGTCGTTGCCGGCCTGGAAGGCGAGTTCGGCGTCGAGCAGCGTGCGTTCTTCGACCGGCAGGAAGGGACGCACGCGCCCGGCGGTCGCGTGCCGCCACGCGGCGCCGCGCGGGTTGTCCTGGCGGCGACCGTAGGACAGGCCCGCGAGGTGCAGGCCGGCGAGCATCGCGCCGACGCGCGCGCAATGCGTCGCGGTCGGGGCCATCTCGGAACGTCCCGACAGGCGCATCACGAGCGCGGCCGGCTTGTCGCTGAGCGTGCCGAGGTATTCGTTGTCGCGGTCGGCGATCGGGCCGGGCACGGGCAGGCCGTGGCGCGCGAGGTGCGCCATCAGGTGCAGGTAATAGGGCAGCTCGGCGCGCGGGATCCCTTCGAACAGCGTCAGGACGTAGCGGCCGAGCGTGGTCGTGACGAAGAAATTGCTGTTCTGGACGCCCGCGGAAATGCCCTGCAGCTCGACCAAGCGGCCGATGGCGTAGTGGCCGAGCCAGTGGGCGAGCGATTCGTGGGCAACCGGGGTGAAGACGGACATGGCAGGGTGAAACGGCAGGTTCAGGAGCCCGGAAGCGGGGCGGGAGTTACCAGGACTTGAGCACCCAGAGCGGCACGGCCAGCGTCGGCATCACGTCCTGGCGGGTCATGACGCCGTTGCCTTCCTGGTCGATCAGGTAGTAGGGCACGCCGTGCGGGGGCGTGACCTTGATCATGTAGAGCTTTCCCGAGATCCGGTATTCCTGCACGGTGTCTTGTCCGCGCTTGATAATCGTGACTTGCGGTTCCGGCGTTTGGTCGGAAGGCATCGGGGGCGGTTCGGGCAGCGGTTCGAGTTTCGGCGGCTGCTGGGCGGCAAGCGGGGTTGCCGCCACCACCATCAGCAGCGCGATCAGCTTGCGGCGCATGGTGTTCTCCTTGTTTGGCGCGGATTTTAGCAGGGACCCGCGTTGCTCGCCCGTCATTAAGATCAAACTCGCATCAAAGGTTGAGCAGCAATTCGTGTTCCTCGGGCAGCGGCAGGAAGCCGCGGTGTTCGTAGTGCTTGAAGATCGCCTCGACGACGTCCTCGGGTTTGTCGATAACCTGGATCAGGTCGAGGTCATCGGGGTTGATCATGCGTTCTGCCACCAGCCGGTCGCGGAACCAGTCGATCATGCCTTTCCAGAAGGGCTCGTGCACGAGGATGATCGGGATCTTGCGGCTCTTGCCGGTCTGGATCAGCGTCAGCGCCTCCATCAACTCGTCGAGCGTGCCGAAGCCGCCGGGCAGCACGACGTAGGCCGAGGCGAAGCGTACGAACATGAATTTGCGCGCGAAGAAATGCTGGAAGGTCTGCGAGATGTCCTGGTAGGGGTTCGAGCTCTGCTCCATCGGCAGCTGGATGTTGAGGCCGATCGAGGGGCTCTTGCCGAAATAGGCGCCCTTGTTGGCTGCTTCCATGATGCCCGGTCCGCCGCCCGAGATCACCGCGAAGCCGGCATCCGACAGCAGGCGGCTGATCTTTTCGGTGAGGATGTAGTACATGTGGTCTGGCGGGATGCGCGCGCTGCCGAAGATCGACACCGCGGGCCGGATCGAGTTCAGCCGTTCGGTCGCCTCGACGAACTCTGCCATAATTCCGAAGATCCGCCAGGACTCGCGCGCGTTGAAGCGCGGCGCGGTACTGCTTGGGGCGCTGTGCGGGATTTTGTCTTTCGCAGTCATTTTGTTCTCGTCGTGTCGTTTTCCGGCTTCTGCGCCGGTATTCATTCGAGGCCCGGCCTGTGCGGCCCGGTTTCGCGCAAGGATTTTTTTTGATGCCTGTCCTGTTGCTCGTCGATGGTTCCAGCTATCTGTATCGCGCATTTCACGCGTTGCCGGATCTGCGCAACTCGAAGGGGGAGCCGACCGGGGCGATCCGGGGCGTGTTGTCGATGCTACGTCGGCTGGAAGCCGACTACAAGGCAGAATTCCGCGCGTGTGTCTTCGACGCCAAGGGCAAGACTTTCCGCGACGACTGGTATCCGGAGTACAAGTCGCACCGCCCTCCGATGCCGGACGACCTGCGCTTGCAGATCGAGCCGCTGCATGAGGCGGTGAAGGCCGAAGGCTGGCCGCTGCTGTGCGTCGACGGCGTCGAAGCGGACGACGTGATCGGCACGCTGACGCGCCAGGCGCTGGAGCGCGGCTGGGAGGTCGTGATCTCGACCGGCGACAAGGATCTGACGCAGCTCGTGCGCCCCGGCGTGAAGTGGGTGAACACGATGAGCGAGGAGGTGCTCGACGAGGCCGGCGTCGCCGAGAAGTTCGGCGTGACGCCCGAGCGCATCGTCGATTACCTGGCACTCGTCGGCGATACCGTGGACAACGTGCCGGGCGTGGAAAAATGCGGGCCGAAGACGGCAGTGAAGTGGCTCACCGAGTACGGCACCTTGGACAACCTCGTCGCGAACGCCGACAAGGTCGGCGGCAAGGTCGGCGAGAACCTGAGGAAGCACCTCGAATTCCTGCCGCTCGGGCGCAAGCTCGTGACGGTCGCGACCGACATCGCGCTGCCGGTCGCGCTGGAAGACCTGCCGGCGCGCGAGGACGACAAGGCGGCGCTGCGCGCGTTGTACGAGCGCTTCGAGTTCCGGGGCTGGCTGCAGAGCCTCGACGGTGCGGCGGCCGCAGCCGCTGCTGGTGCGGGTGCCGCTCCGGGTGCCGTCGCCGCGGCCGCGGAGGATCCTCCGGCGCCGGGCGCACATCGTCAGGGCTATGTCTGCATCGGTGACTGGGAGACGTTCGAGGCTTGGGCCAAGAAGCTCGAGGCGGCCGAACTCGTCGCCTTCGACACCGAGACGACGAGCCTCGATCCGATGGCGGCGCAGCTGGTCGGCATGTCCTTCGCGACCGTGGAGGGTGAGGGGGCCTATCTACCGCTGTCCCATCGCGGCCCCGACCTGCCTCGGCAGCTGCCGCTCGCCGAGGTGCTCGCGCGACTGAAGCCCTGGCTCGAATCGGACGCGCACGCGAAGCTCGGCCAGAACATCAAGTACGACGCGCATGTGCTCGCCAACCACGGCATCCGCCTCGCCGGCATCGCGCACGACACGCTGCTCGAGTCCTACGTGATCGAGAGCGACAAGCCGCACGACATGGATTCGCTCGCGAAGCGGCACCTGGGCATCACGACGATCCCGTATTCGGACGTGTGCGGCAAGGGGGCGAAGCAGATCGGCTTCGACCAGGTGCAACTCGAACGCGCGACCGAATACGCGGCCGAGGACGCCGACGTGACGCTGCGCCTGCATCGCAAGATGTGGTCGGAGCTCGAGGCCGAACCGGCGCTCGCGGCGCTCTATCGCGACATCGAGATGCCAGCGATGCAGGTGCTCTTCGACATGGAGCGCACCGGCGTGCTGATCGACGCCTTCCTGCTCGCGCAGCAGAGCGAGGAGCTGGGGCGCCGGATGATGGACCTGGAACGCGAGGCGCACAATCTCGCCGGTCAACCGTTCAACCTCGCGTCGCCGAAGCAGCTGGGCGAGATCCTATTCGGCAAGCTCGGCCTGCCGGTCGTCAAGAAGACCGCCACCGGCCAGCCTTCGACCGACGAGGAAGTGCTGCAGCAGCTCGCGGAAGACTTCCCGCTGCCGAAGCTGCTGCTCGACCACCGCGGCTTCGCGAAGCTGAAGAGCACCTACGCGGACAAGCTGCCGCGCATGGTCAATCCGAAGACCGGACGCGTGCATACGAGCTTCTCGCAGGCGGTTGCGGTCACCGGGCGGCTCGCGAGCTCTGAGCCGAATCTGCAGAACATCCCGATTCGCACCGCCGAAGGGCGTCGCATCCGCGCCGCCTTCATCGCGCCGCGCGACCACGTGATCGTGTCGGCGGACTATTCGCAGATCGAGCTGCGCATCATGGCGCACCTGTCGGGCGACGCGCGTCTGCTGGAGGCCTTCGCGCAGGGCGAGGACGTGCACCGCGCGACCGCCTCCGAAGTGTTCGGCGTCGCGCCGGCGGAAGTCACGAGCGAGCAGCGTCGCTATTCGAAGGTGATCAACTTCGGCCTCATCTACGGCATGAGCGCGCACGGCCTCGCGAAGAATTTGGGCATCGACCGTTCGGCGGCGCAGGGCTGGATCGACCGCTATTTCGCGCGCTATCCGGGTGTCGCCGACTACATGGAGCGCATCAAGGGCGAGGCGAAGGCGAAGGGCTACGTCGAGACGGTGTTCGGGCGGCGGCTCTATCTGCCGGACATCCGCGCGCAGCAGGTGGGGCGTCGCCAGGGAGCCGAGCGCGCGGCGATCAACGCGCCGATGCAGGGCACGGCAGCGGACCTGATCAAGAAGGCGATGATCGCGGTGCATGGCTGGCTCGGCTCGTCGGGGCTCAAGTCGCGGCTGATCCTGCAGGTCCACGACGAACTGGTGCTGGAAGTGCCGCGCGACGAACTCGATCTGATGCGGCAGGAGCTCCCGGTACACATGGGCGGTGTGGCGGATCTCGCGGTGCCGCTACTCGTCGAGGTCGGGGCGGGGGACAACTGGGATGAGGCGCACTGAGGATCGGCATTGACGCGGCGATCGGCGGGTCAATATCACCGCCTGAGACTTTCCCTTGGCGTTCACCGTTCTCGGCCTTTCCGGTAGCCGGACCTGCGATCCGGCGGCGGCCTTGTATGTCGACGGCCGGCTCGTCGCGGCAGCGGAGGAGGAGCGTTTCCTGCGCGAGCGCCATGCGCGTGGGCGAATGCCGCGCGAGGCGGCGCGTTTCTGCCTCGCGTCGGCAGGAATCGCGCCGGACGAGGTCGATGTCGTCGCGGTCGCGTTGGCGTCTCATGGCGAGTCGGTCGAGGATCGGGCGCGGGTCGAGGCGTTTCTCGGCGACCTGGGCTTCGATGTTGCGCGCACGCCGATCGAATCCGTCAGCTATCTCGATTCGCACGCCGCGAGTGCCTATCACTGCTCGGGCTTCACCGAACGCACGGCGATCCTGGGTCTGACGGAGTCCGGCAGTTTCGTCGGATACGGCGAAGGCGGACGCATCCATCGCCTTCGCGAATCCCCCTATCCGCATTCGCTGTGGGCGCTGTACGGCGCCCTGACTGAGTATCTCGGCTTCGAGATGGGCGACGGCGAGTACAAACTGATGGGGATGGCGCCCTACGGCGATCCGCGCCGCTGCGACCTGTCGCGGCTGGCGCGCTTCGAGGGCGGCGAGTTGGTCGTCGACACCTCGTATGTGAATGTCGCCGATAGCGAGCGCTATGTGGAAGACGGGCGAAGTTACCCGTTTTCGCGCCGGCTCGTCGACTGGCTCGGACCGCCGCGGCGCGGCGATGCGGCCGACGAGCCCTACGTGCATTACGCGGCGGCCACGCAAGCGCTTTTCGAGGTGCTCGTGCTGCGGATGATCGACCACGACCTCGGCGACATCCTGCGTGAGACGGGGCGGATCGCGTTCGCGGGGGCGGGGGCGCTCAACGTCAAACTGAACCAGCGCGTCGTCGCGCGGGGGGACGTCCGAGAGCTTTTCGTGCAACCGGCGGCGGGCGATGCCGGGGCGGCGCTCGGGGCTGCGGCGGCGGTGTCGGCAAAGCGCGCCGTCGCGGTCGAACGCATGGAGCATGTCTATCTCGGGCCGCGCCATACGAACGGGGATGTGATCGCGGCGTGCATCGCTCACCCGGCGCGGCCACGATGGCAGATGCTCGACGACGTTCCTGGTCGCGTCGCGCGGCTGCTCGCCGACGGGCATCCGGTGGCGTGGTTCCAGGGGCGCATGGAGTTCGGGCCGCGGGCGCTGGGGGCGCGCTCGATCCTCGGTTGTCCGAGCGTTGCCGGGGTGGCTGACCGCATCAACGAGCAGATCAAGTTCCGCGAACGCTGGCGGCCCTTCGGGCCGGCGATGCTGGATCGCGTCGCGCCGCAGATGCTCGCGGGCGTGCATCTGGCGCCCTTCATGACGCTGACCTTCGACGTCGCCGATTCGTGGAAGTCGCGCGTGCCGGAAGTCGTGCACGAGGACGGCACGGCGCGCGCGCAGGTCGTGCGGCGCGAGCTGCATCCGCGGTACTACGCGCTGATCGAAGAGCTCGAAAAGCTCACCGGCAACGGCGTCGTGCTGAATACGTCGCTCAACCGCCGGGGCGAGCCGATCGTGTGTTCGCCGCAGGATGCGCTCGACATGTTCTTCGGCTGCGACCTGCGCTACCTCGTGATGGAGGATGTGCTGGTCGAGAAGGGCTGAGACTTCAGGCGGAGAGCGCGAACTCCGCGCGCCGGATCGGCGGGTGCTTCGGCGTGTTCTTGAGGTGCATCTTCCACAGCACGCCGACCAGCGTGTCGCCGTAGGACACGGCCTTGCGCGGCAGGGTCAGCGGGTCGTCGGCCGAGGTCGCCGGCGCGCGCAGGCAGGTCGTCGCGCAGGTGTAGCCCGCTTCGGCGACGGCTTCGACGGCGCGGATGTCGTGGCTGCCGTAGGGGTAGCAGAAGTGCGGCACGGATTCGCCCAGCAGGTCTTCGAGCATCGATTTGCAGTCCGTGACTTCGCGCCGGATGGTCGCGGTGTCCTGCTCGGCGAGCTTCACGTGATTCACCGAATGGCCGCCGAAGTCGCAGCCTTCACGGCGCAGCTGGCGGATGCGCTCGGCGTTCATCAAGGGCGGGGTGTCGCGGCCGTCGCGTGCGAACCATTCCGACGGCTTGCCGATCAGCCCGGTGATCAGATAGACCATCGCCGGAAACTTGTAGCGCTGCAGGATCGGCCACGCGTGTTCGTAGAAGTTCTCGTAGCCGTCGTCGAAGGTGAGCGCTACGGCACGTTCGGGGATCGCCATCTCGCCCTTCACGCAGGCCAGCACCTCGTCCATCGACAGCACCCGGTAGCCGAAGCGGTGCAGCCAGGCCATCTGCGCGGCGAAGCGGTCGACGCGGCAATAGGTCGAGCGGTGGGCCTTCATCGGCGCGAAGTCGCCGATCTGGTGGTACATCAGGATGTTGATGCCGTGGCTCATGGCGGTGACGGGCGGTGGTCAGGTTCGCATTCTCGCACGGAGCGGCGTGCGTCCGTTTCAGCGACCGACGAGCCGCGTGTAGAGTTCCTGGTAGCGCGCGAGGATCGCCGCCTCGCCGAAGTCGTCGGTGACGCGGCGCACGCCCTGCGCGACGAAGGCGGTTCGCACGGCGGCGTCGCTGAGCAGGCTCTCGATGCCGGCGGCGAGTGCTTCCGGGTCGTCGCAGGGGACGATCCAGCTGTCCTCGCCGTGACGGGCGATCTCGCGCGCGCCGCGAAAGGCGGTGGCGACGAGCGGCTTGCGGTAGGCCCAGGCTTCGAGCACCACGTTGCCGAGCGTCTCCTCGTCGCGCGACGGGAAGACGACCGCGTCCGCGAGGTGGAACCACTGGGCCGGCTCGTGCTGCCAGCCGGCCCAGACGATGCGGTCCATGATGCCGAGTTCGCGCGCCTGCGTTTCGAGGGCCTCGCGCAGCGGGCCGTCGCCCATCAGGATCAGGCGCGGGCGGCGGTCGGCGATCTCCGCGGGGAGACGCGCGAAGGCCGCGAGCAGCGTTGCGTGGCCCTTGACCTTCACGAAGCGCCCCGGATGCAGCAGCAGCCAGTCGTCGTCGCGTGCGCCAATCTGCGTGCGCAATGCCGCGACCTTTTCGGCGTCGACGGGAATGGGCGCGTCCGCAAAATTCGTGATGTGATGGACGCGCTCTGCGGGCAGGCCGTGCTGGATCATCCAGTCGCACAGGCCCTTGGTGTTGCCGATCCAGGCGTGGGCGTGGCGGAAGGGGTGCAGCGCGTAGTAGCCGCCGAGGCGCGCGACGTGGATCTGGCCGCGGCCGGGCTTGAGGTGGGTCAGGCGCGAGGCGCGGCCCATGTAGGTCTGCACGATCGGCATGCGGCTCGCGCGCGCGTAGGCGCTGACCTGCCAGCGCGAGAGCGGGTCCCAGACGGTGCGCATCGGCAACTCGTGCGTCGGGATGCCGGCGAGGTGGTGCGTGGCGAGGTCGCCGCCGCTACGCACGAGCGCCTGCACCGGCAAGCCGGCGCGCTGCATGGCGCGCAGGAAGCGCACGAACCAGCGTTCGGCGCCGCCCATTTCGCGGCTGCCGATGATGTGGAGCGACGGAATCGTCATGGGGTTCGGTTCCCGAGAACTTGCTGGTAGACGGCGAGGTTGCCCTCAACCATCGCGTCGATGGAAAACTCCGCGAGAATGCGGGCGCGGCCGGCTTCGCCGAGCCGGCGCCGCAGTGCGGGATCGGCGAGCAATTGCCGCAGCGCGCCGCCGAGCGCGGCGACGTCCCCGGGCGGGATCAGCAGGCCGGTGACGCCGTCGGCGACCGCTTCGGGCAGTCCGCCCGCGCGGCTCGTGACAATCGGCACGCCAGCGGCGGACGCCTGCAGCAGCGCGATCCCCAGTCCTTCCATGTCGGCCGGGTGGGCGAGGATGTCGGCACCGCCGAGCCAGCGCGGCAGGTCGTTGCGGAAGCCTGCGAGGCGCACGCGATCGGCGAGGCCGCGGGAGGCGATCTCGGCGCGCAACTCGGCTTCGAGCGGCCCCTTGCCGAAGAGCACGGCGTGCAGCGTCGGAAACTCGGCGAGCAGCGGCGGCAATGCTTCGAGCAGATAGCGGTGACCCTTGCGCGGGATTAGCTGCGCCGCCATCGCGATCGTCAGCGTGTCCGCCGGCAGGTCGAATTCGCGGCAGAAGGCGGCGCGGTCGACCGGGGCTAGCCAGGGCGTTGCGTCGAGCGCGCTGCGCACGCAGGTGACCTTCTCGGGCGCGAGTCCTTCGGCGAGGAGCACCTCGCGGATACCTTCCGAGATCGTGATCACATGATCGTAGAGCCGGTACTTGAGCGCGACGAGCCAGCGCGGCTCGGGGTTGTCGACGCGGCGCGACAGCACGCAGGGTACGCCGGTCATCCGTGCCGCAATGCCGCCCCACAGGTCCGCGCCCCGGCGGCTGTGCAGATGCACGACGTCGGGCTTATGCGCGCGGATCTGCGCGGCGAGGCGGCCTGCGAGGCCGAGGTCGGCGTCGCCGCCCATCGCCATTGGCACGACGGTCGCGAAGGGTGCGGCAGCCGTCGCGATGTCGCTGCCGGCCGGGCAGGCGAGGACGTTGTCGACGCCGCGCGCGCGCAAGCCTTCGAGGATGAACACGACTTGGCGCGCGCCGCCATAGAAGTGCTTGCCGGCCTCGACGTGCAAGACCTTCACGCGCCGGCTCCGGCGGCGATTGCGAGACGCGCTTCGGCGAGCGCGCGATCGGCGCTGATGTCGCGCAGGCAGGTGAAGGCGCCGTTGCAGGTCGGGCTGCGCTTGCAGGGCGAGCAGGACAGGCCCAGCCAGATCACGCGAGCGTTACGGCGCCCGGTGTCGAGGTAGGGCCGCGTCGAGCCGAAGATCGACACCGTCGGCCGCGCGAAGGCGATGCCCATGTGCGTGAGGCCGGTGTCGACGCCGATCACGAGGCCGGCGTGTTTGACGATCGCGGTCGCCTCGGGGAGCTTGGTCGCACCCGCGAGGTTGAGGATGCCGGTGCCGGGCGCGGCGATGCGGGCGGCGGCGTCGCGGTCGCCGGGGCCGCCGAGGATCACCGGCGTGAGTCCCAGCTCAGTCGCGACCTTTGGCCCCAGCGCCTGCCATGCGTCCTCGAACCAGTGCTTCTGCGGGCGCGT
It encodes:
- a CDS encoding polysaccharide deacetylase family protein; the protein is MSHGINILMYHQIGDFAPMKAHRSTYCRVDRFAAQMAWLHRFGYRVLSMDEVLACVKGEMAIPERAVALTFDDGYENFYEHAWPILQRYKFPAMVYLITGLIGKPSEWFARDGRDTPPLMNAERIRQLRREGCDFGGHSVNHVKLAEQDTATIRREVTDCKSMLEDLLGESVPHFCYPYGSHDIRAVEAVAEAGYTCATTCLRAPATSADDPLTLPRKAVSYGDTLVGVLWKMHLKNTPKHPPIRRAEFALSA
- a CDS encoding glycosyltransferase gives rise to the protein MTIPSLHIIGSREMGGAERWFVRFLRAMQRAGLPVQALVRSGGDLATHHLAGIPTHELPMRTVWDPLSRWQVSAYARASRMPIVQTYMGRASRLTHLKPGRGQIHVARLGGYYALHPFRHAHAWIGNTKGLCDWMIQHGLPAERVHHITNFADAPIPVDAEKVAALRTQIGARDDDWLLLHPGRFVKVKGHATLLAAFARLPAEIADRRPRLILMGDGPLREALETQARELGIMDRIVWAGWQHEPAQWFHLADAVVFPSRDEETLGNVVLEAWAYRKPLVATAFRGAREIARHGEDSWIVPCDDPEALAAGIESLLSDAAVRTAFVAQGVRRVTDDFGEAAILARYQELYTRLVGR
- a CDS encoding glycosyltransferase, with amino-acid sequence MKVLHVEAGKHFYGGARQVVFILEGLRARGVDNVLACPAGSDIATAAAPFATVVPMAMGGDADLGLAGRLAAQIRAHKPDVVHLHSRRGADLWGGIAARMTGVPCVLSRRVDNPEPRWLVALKYRLYDHVITISEGIREVLLAEGLAPEKVTCVRSALDATPWLAPVDRAAFCREFDLPADTLTIAMAAQLIPRKGHRYLLEALPPLLAEFPTLHAVLFGKGPLEAELRAEIASRGLADRVRLAGFRNDLPRWLGGADILAHPADMEGLGIALLQASAAGVPIVTSRAGGLPEAVADGVTGLLIPPGDVAALGGALRQLLADPALRRRLGEAGRARILAEFSIDAMVEGNLAVYQQVLGNRTP